From Medicago truncatula cultivar Jemalong A17 chromosome 7, MtrunA17r5.0-ANR, whole genome shotgun sequence, a single genomic window includes:
- the LOC11432963 gene encoding BTB/POZ domain-containing protein FBL11 isoform X1: MEVSVSDDEDDQLILLVCTNPTPTPDPYHNHPIEEFLTDIILSDLSTFLNFHTIKLHAHRNRLIHHSLYFRGLLSGSFSESCLGSITINWNLPVFMQILKHIYGCSLDITSQNVLPLYEGALYFGVDTLIVKCEDWFSEVFSRNEFPSTQIQTEDLIQIWKFASDHASDFILHLCIGYLARNFMWAKKNNFFREVPYNLLLSSVKHPHLTVDSEMHLSDALLLWLESNMENLERRSEAEDNYNGILKQIHVELLPLWFAAGKRNSFYFRQLAEESLGSIFRALNILPIGSLDISGYSDLQHLRIRVTEYSKKIDLSNCPQITSAILLLSLIPESYLTDPMQRKIIEQFFNNSGHPIQEKYEFPQKLLETFIFEAVQEVDISKCRRLLIEHAVNCFSQSFPSLRILKAAYLLNIRTTGFLQLLEKCSLVNEVDLTVDVTPLIPASVTILSSSPVVIPLVPEKTPSLKYKAVETMSFHESRPQISYVTKLSLEGRTDVSDLSLQYISKFCVSLCHLNIKGCICVTDIGISDLIHRCNKLNSIVVCDTSFGINSVQALCSAISDGGNFPSLHSVVSNLQALHMGGCIGISELSLQELMSQTQVLKNLCLRGTYLVDQALFNFKGSSLEMLDVSDTKISEAALSFVIHGNPSLKSLKARGCKNLLKGDSSIEKREPSFSSLHEELHAELGKKSRLEEIEFGWGFSSFSLSALEPALTSLKTINVGLGGMLGEDALRQLPAICPLLETIILHFQVMSDIIVRKLVTSLMNLQVLVLCYCFGDISISSFKLPMQNLRKLRLERVTPWMTNDDLVILSQNCRNLVELSLLGCPLLNSDSQQIISRAWPGLVSMHLEECGEITANGVSVLLNCRALEDLLLRHNGLGLQRNFILHAASELPLLRKLSLDICDAIEGGFDIPNYADRYSLSTLKIAKCKSQRCAFNVSVPPPGSRRRSVHVETLVLVWNCENLTRTVVKERL; this comes from the exons ATGGAGGTTTCAGTCTCAGACGATGAAGATGATCAACTTATCCTCCTCGTTTGCACTAATCCTACTCCTACTCCTGATCCTTATCATAATCATCCAATTGAAGAGTTTCTCACTGATATCATCCTTTCCGATTTATCAACATTTCTCAATTTTCACACTATCAAACTTCACGCACATCGCAACAGGCTCATCCACCACTCTTTGTATTTCCGAGGCCTTCTCAGTGGAAGCTTCAg TGAATCATGCTTGGGCTCTATCACTATCAACTGGAATCTGCCTGTGTTTATGCAAATTCTTAAGCATATATATGGCTGTTCTTTGGATATTACCTCTCAAAATGTCCTCCCTCTTTACGAG GGGGCTCTTTATTTTGGAGTGGATACACTTATCGTAAAATGTGAGGATTGGTTTTCTGAGGTATTCTCACGCAACGAATTTCCATCAACACAAATACAAACGGAGGATCTGATCCAAATATGGAAATTTGCTTCCGATCATG CAAGTGATTTCATTCTTCACTTATGTATCGGCTACCTAGCAAGGAATTTT ATGTGGGCAAAGAAGAACAATTTCTTTAGAGAAGTTCCATATAACTTACTGTTATCTTCAGTAAAGCACCCTCATTTAACTGTTGACAG TGAGATGCATCTTTCCGATGCACTTCTTCTTTGGCTTGAAAGTAACATGGAAAATTTGGAGAGGCGGAGCGAAGCAGAAGACAACTACAATGGAATTTTAAAACAA ATTCATGTGGAACTTTTGCCTTTGTGGTTTGCTGCAG GAAAAAgaaactctttttattttaggcAGCTGGCTGAGGAAAGCCTTGGTTCAATTTTCCGAGCACTGAATATTCTCCCTATAGGTTCACTTGATATTTCTGGGTACAGTGACTTGCAACATCTCAGGATTCGAGTTACAGAATATTCAAAG AAAATAGACCTTTCCAATTGTCCGCAAATAACATCTGCAATACTGCTTTTGTCACTCATACCTGAATCATATCTAACGGATCCCATGCAAAGGAAAATTATAGAACAGTTCTTTAATAATTCTGGACATCCTATACAAGAGAAGTATGAATTCCCACAAAAACTGTTAGAAACCTTTATCTTTGAAGCAGTTCAGGAGGTGGATATCTCGAAGTGTCGAAGACTGCTTATTGAACATGCTGTTAATTGCTTCAGCCAGTCCTTTCCTTCCTTAAGAATCTTAAAAGCAGCTTATCTTTTAAATATCAGGACAACCGGGTTCCTTCAGTTATTGGAGAAGTGCTCTCTGGTCAACGAAGTTGACTTGACTGTTGATGTTACACCTCTAATTCCAGCATCAGTTACAATTTTATCCTCTAGTCCTGTCGTGATACCACTGGTACCAGAGAAGACCCCAAGTCTTAAATATAAAGCAGTGGAAACCATGTCATTTCATGAATCTAGACCTCAAATTTCTTATGTTACGAAACTCTCCTTGGAGGGAAGAACTGATGTCAGTG ATTTGAGTCTCCAGTACATCTCCAAATTCTGTGTTTCATTGTGTCACCTGAATATTAAAGGATGTATTTGTGTCACTGATATTGGCATATCAGATCTCATACACAGATGTAACAAACTTAATTCGATTGTGGTCTGTGATACTTCATTTGGGATAAATTCAGTTCAAGCTCTTTGCTCTGCTATTTCTGATGGTGGCAACTTTCCCTCTTTACATTCTGTGGTGTCTAATCTTCAAGCTCTGCATATGGGTGGCTGCATAG GTATTTCTGAGTTATCTCTACAAGAGCTTATGTCTCAAACACAAGTTTTGAAGAATCTATGCCTGAGAGGGACATACCTAGTTGACCAGGCACTATTTAATTTCAAAGGCTCTTCCTTGGAAATGCTTGATGTGTCAGACACCAAG ATTTCTGAAGCTGCATTAAGTTTTGTTATTCATGGAAATCCAAGTTTGAAGAGCCTGAAAGCCAGAGGAtgtaaaaatttgttaaaaggAGATAGTTCTATTGAAAAGAGAGAACCTAGCTTTTCCTCCTTACATGAAGAACTGCATGCTGAGTTAGGAAAGAAGAGTAGATTGGAAGAAATTGAATTTGGTTGGGgtttttcttccttctctctAAGTGCTTTGGAACCTGCATTGACGTCATTGAAGACCATCAATGTAGGTTTAGGTGGAATGTTAGGTGAAGATGCATTGAGACAATTACCAGCAATCTGTCCCCTGCTAGAAACAATAATTCTTCATTTTCAG GTGATGTCTGACATCATTGTGAGGAAATTAGTTACGTCCTTGATGAACTTACAAGTATTAGTTCTGTGCTATTGTTTTGGTGATATATCCATATCAAGCTTCAAACTCCCCATGCAAAATCTAAGAAAGTTGAGGCTTGAAAGAGTAACCCCATGGATGACAAATGatgatttggttattttgtCTCAAAACTGTAGAAATTTGGTTGAGCTTTCATTGCTGGGCTGTCCTCTTCTTAACTCAG ATTCTCAACAGATAATTTCACGCGCATGGCCAGGCTTGGTCTCTATGCATCTTGag GAATGTGGAGAAATAACAGCAAATGGGGTCTCTGTTCTTCTTAATTGCAGAGCTCTAGAAGATCTTTTGTTGCGTCATAAT GGCCTTGGGCTACAAAGAAACTTCATTTTACATGCTGCTTCAGAG TTGCCATTGCTTCGAAAATTGTCACTGGATATATGTGATGCAATTGAAGGTGGTTTTGACATTCCAAAT TATGCAGACAGATACTCTTTGAGTACCTTGAAGATAGCAAAATGCAAATCTCAAAGATGTGCATTTAATGTCTCAGTCCCCCCTCCAGGGAGTCGTAGACGATCGGTGCATGTAGAAACACTGGTGCTTGTGTGGAACTGTGAAAATCTCACTAGAACAGTGGTGAAGGAAAGGCTTTAG
- the LOC11432963 gene encoding BTB/POZ domain-containing protein FBL11 isoform X3, whose protein sequence is MEVSVSDDEDDQLILLVCTNPTPTPDPYHNHPIEEFLTDIILSDLSTFLNFHTIKLHAHRNRLIHHSLYFRGLLSGSFSESCLGSITINWNLPVFMQILKHIYGCSLDITSQNVLPLYEGALYFGVDTLIVKCEDWFSEVFSRNEFPSTQIQTEDLIQIWKFASDHASDFILHLCIGYLARNFMWAKKNNFFREVPYNLLLSSVKHPHLTVDSEMHLSDALLLWLESNMENLERRSEAEDNYNGILKQIHVELLPLWFAAGKRNSFYFRQLAEESLGSIFRALNILPIGSLDISGYSDLQHLRIRVTEYSKKIDLSNCPQITSAILLLSLIPESYLTDPMQRKIIEQFFNNSGHPIQEKYEFPQKLLETFIFEAVQEVDISKCRRLLIEHAVNCFSQSFPSLRILKAAYLLNIRTTGFLQLLEKCSLVNEVDLTVDVTPLIPASVTILSSSPVVIPLVPEKTPSLKYKAVETMSFHESRPQISYVTKLSLEGRTDVSDLSLQYISKFCVSLCHLNIKGCICVTDIGISDLIHRCNKLNSIVVCDTSFGINSVQALCSAISDGGNFPSLHSVVSNLQALHMGGCIGISELSLQELMSQTQVLKNLCLRGTYLVDQALFNFKGSSLEMLDVSDTKVMSDIIVRKLVTSLMNLQVLVLCYCFGDISISSFKLPMQNLRKLRLERVTPWMTNDDLVILSQNCRNLVELSLLGCPLLNSDSQQIISRAWPGLVSMHLEECGEITANGVSVLLNCRALEDLLLRHNGLGLQRNFILHAASELPLLRKLSLDICDAIEGGFDIPNYADRYSLSTLKIAKCKSQRCAFNVSVPPPGSRRRSVHVETLVLVWNCENLTRTVVKERL, encoded by the exons ATGGAGGTTTCAGTCTCAGACGATGAAGATGATCAACTTATCCTCCTCGTTTGCACTAATCCTACTCCTACTCCTGATCCTTATCATAATCATCCAATTGAAGAGTTTCTCACTGATATCATCCTTTCCGATTTATCAACATTTCTCAATTTTCACACTATCAAACTTCACGCACATCGCAACAGGCTCATCCACCACTCTTTGTATTTCCGAGGCCTTCTCAGTGGAAGCTTCAg TGAATCATGCTTGGGCTCTATCACTATCAACTGGAATCTGCCTGTGTTTATGCAAATTCTTAAGCATATATATGGCTGTTCTTTGGATATTACCTCTCAAAATGTCCTCCCTCTTTACGAG GGGGCTCTTTATTTTGGAGTGGATACACTTATCGTAAAATGTGAGGATTGGTTTTCTGAGGTATTCTCACGCAACGAATTTCCATCAACACAAATACAAACGGAGGATCTGATCCAAATATGGAAATTTGCTTCCGATCATG CAAGTGATTTCATTCTTCACTTATGTATCGGCTACCTAGCAAGGAATTTT ATGTGGGCAAAGAAGAACAATTTCTTTAGAGAAGTTCCATATAACTTACTGTTATCTTCAGTAAAGCACCCTCATTTAACTGTTGACAG TGAGATGCATCTTTCCGATGCACTTCTTCTTTGGCTTGAAAGTAACATGGAAAATTTGGAGAGGCGGAGCGAAGCAGAAGACAACTACAATGGAATTTTAAAACAA ATTCATGTGGAACTTTTGCCTTTGTGGTTTGCTGCAG GAAAAAgaaactctttttattttaggcAGCTGGCTGAGGAAAGCCTTGGTTCAATTTTCCGAGCACTGAATATTCTCCCTATAGGTTCACTTGATATTTCTGGGTACAGTGACTTGCAACATCTCAGGATTCGAGTTACAGAATATTCAAAG AAAATAGACCTTTCCAATTGTCCGCAAATAACATCTGCAATACTGCTTTTGTCACTCATACCTGAATCATATCTAACGGATCCCATGCAAAGGAAAATTATAGAACAGTTCTTTAATAATTCTGGACATCCTATACAAGAGAAGTATGAATTCCCACAAAAACTGTTAGAAACCTTTATCTTTGAAGCAGTTCAGGAGGTGGATATCTCGAAGTGTCGAAGACTGCTTATTGAACATGCTGTTAATTGCTTCAGCCAGTCCTTTCCTTCCTTAAGAATCTTAAAAGCAGCTTATCTTTTAAATATCAGGACAACCGGGTTCCTTCAGTTATTGGAGAAGTGCTCTCTGGTCAACGAAGTTGACTTGACTGTTGATGTTACACCTCTAATTCCAGCATCAGTTACAATTTTATCCTCTAGTCCTGTCGTGATACCACTGGTACCAGAGAAGACCCCAAGTCTTAAATATAAAGCAGTGGAAACCATGTCATTTCATGAATCTAGACCTCAAATTTCTTATGTTACGAAACTCTCCTTGGAGGGAAGAACTGATGTCAGTG ATTTGAGTCTCCAGTACATCTCCAAATTCTGTGTTTCATTGTGTCACCTGAATATTAAAGGATGTATTTGTGTCACTGATATTGGCATATCAGATCTCATACACAGATGTAACAAACTTAATTCGATTGTGGTCTGTGATACTTCATTTGGGATAAATTCAGTTCAAGCTCTTTGCTCTGCTATTTCTGATGGTGGCAACTTTCCCTCTTTACATTCTGTGGTGTCTAATCTTCAAGCTCTGCATATGGGTGGCTGCATAG GTATTTCTGAGTTATCTCTACAAGAGCTTATGTCTCAAACACAAGTTTTGAAGAATCTATGCCTGAGAGGGACATACCTAGTTGACCAGGCACTATTTAATTTCAAAGGCTCTTCCTTGGAAATGCTTGATGTGTCAGACACCAAG GTGATGTCTGACATCATTGTGAGGAAATTAGTTACGTCCTTGATGAACTTACAAGTATTAGTTCTGTGCTATTGTTTTGGTGATATATCCATATCAAGCTTCAAACTCCCCATGCAAAATCTAAGAAAGTTGAGGCTTGAAAGAGTAACCCCATGGATGACAAATGatgatttggttattttgtCTCAAAACTGTAGAAATTTGGTTGAGCTTTCATTGCTGGGCTGTCCTCTTCTTAACTCAG ATTCTCAACAGATAATTTCACGCGCATGGCCAGGCTTGGTCTCTATGCATCTTGag GAATGTGGAGAAATAACAGCAAATGGGGTCTCTGTTCTTCTTAATTGCAGAGCTCTAGAAGATCTTTTGTTGCGTCATAAT GGCCTTGGGCTACAAAGAAACTTCATTTTACATGCTGCTTCAGAG TTGCCATTGCTTCGAAAATTGTCACTGGATATATGTGATGCAATTGAAGGTGGTTTTGACATTCCAAAT TATGCAGACAGATACTCTTTGAGTACCTTGAAGATAGCAAAATGCAAATCTCAAAGATGTGCATTTAATGTCTCAGTCCCCCCTCCAGGGAGTCGTAGACGATCGGTGCATGTAGAAACACTGGTGCTTGTGTGGAACTGTGAAAATCTCACTAGAACAGTGGTGAAGGAAAGGCTTTAG
- the LOC11432963 gene encoding BTB/POZ domain-containing protein FBL11 isoform X2 — translation MEVSVSDDEDDQLILLVCTNPTPTPDPYHNHPIEEFLTDIILSDLSTFLNFHTIKLHAHRNRLIHHSLYFRGLLSGSFSESCLGSITINWNLPVFMQILKHIYGCSLDITSQNVLPLYEGALYFGVDTLIVKCEDWFSEVFSRNEFPSTQIQTEDLIQIWKFASDHASDFILHLCIGYLARNFMWAKKNNFFREVPYNLLLSSVKHPHLTVDSEMHLSDALLLWLESNMENLERRSEAEDNYNGILKQIHVELLPLWFAAGKRNSFYFRQLAEESLGSIFRALNILPIGSLDISGYSDLQHLRIRVTEYSKKIDLSNCPQITSAILLLSLIPESYLTDPMQRKIIEQFFNNSGHPIQEKYEFPQKLLETFIFEAVQEVDISKCRRLLIEHAVNCFSQSFPSLRILKAAYLLNIRTTGFLQLLEKCSLVNEVDLTVDVTPLIPASVTILSSSPVVIPLVPEKTPSLKYKAVETMSFHESRPQISYVTKLSLEGRTDVSDLSLQYISKFCVSLCHLNIKGCICVTDIGISDLIHRCNKLNSIVVCDTSFGINSVQALCSAISDGGNFPSLHSVVSNLQALHMGGCIGISELSLQELMSQTQVLKNLCLRGTYLVDQALFNFKGSSLEMLDVSDTKISEAALSFVIHGNPSLKSLKARGCKNLLKGDSSIEKREPSFSSLHEELHAELGKKSRLEEIEFGWGFSSFSLSALEPALTSLKTINVGLGGMLGEDALRQLPAICPLLETIILHFQVMSDIIVRKLVTSLMNLQVLVLCYCFGDISISSFKLPMQNLRKLRLERVTPWMTNDDLVILSQNCRNLVELSLLGCPLLNSDSQQIISRAWPGLVSMHLELSSSGHEKFYRI, via the exons ATGGAGGTTTCAGTCTCAGACGATGAAGATGATCAACTTATCCTCCTCGTTTGCACTAATCCTACTCCTACTCCTGATCCTTATCATAATCATCCAATTGAAGAGTTTCTCACTGATATCATCCTTTCCGATTTATCAACATTTCTCAATTTTCACACTATCAAACTTCACGCACATCGCAACAGGCTCATCCACCACTCTTTGTATTTCCGAGGCCTTCTCAGTGGAAGCTTCAg TGAATCATGCTTGGGCTCTATCACTATCAACTGGAATCTGCCTGTGTTTATGCAAATTCTTAAGCATATATATGGCTGTTCTTTGGATATTACCTCTCAAAATGTCCTCCCTCTTTACGAG GGGGCTCTTTATTTTGGAGTGGATACACTTATCGTAAAATGTGAGGATTGGTTTTCTGAGGTATTCTCACGCAACGAATTTCCATCAACACAAATACAAACGGAGGATCTGATCCAAATATGGAAATTTGCTTCCGATCATG CAAGTGATTTCATTCTTCACTTATGTATCGGCTACCTAGCAAGGAATTTT ATGTGGGCAAAGAAGAACAATTTCTTTAGAGAAGTTCCATATAACTTACTGTTATCTTCAGTAAAGCACCCTCATTTAACTGTTGACAG TGAGATGCATCTTTCCGATGCACTTCTTCTTTGGCTTGAAAGTAACATGGAAAATTTGGAGAGGCGGAGCGAAGCAGAAGACAACTACAATGGAATTTTAAAACAA ATTCATGTGGAACTTTTGCCTTTGTGGTTTGCTGCAG GAAAAAgaaactctttttattttaggcAGCTGGCTGAGGAAAGCCTTGGTTCAATTTTCCGAGCACTGAATATTCTCCCTATAGGTTCACTTGATATTTCTGGGTACAGTGACTTGCAACATCTCAGGATTCGAGTTACAGAATATTCAAAG AAAATAGACCTTTCCAATTGTCCGCAAATAACATCTGCAATACTGCTTTTGTCACTCATACCTGAATCATATCTAACGGATCCCATGCAAAGGAAAATTATAGAACAGTTCTTTAATAATTCTGGACATCCTATACAAGAGAAGTATGAATTCCCACAAAAACTGTTAGAAACCTTTATCTTTGAAGCAGTTCAGGAGGTGGATATCTCGAAGTGTCGAAGACTGCTTATTGAACATGCTGTTAATTGCTTCAGCCAGTCCTTTCCTTCCTTAAGAATCTTAAAAGCAGCTTATCTTTTAAATATCAGGACAACCGGGTTCCTTCAGTTATTGGAGAAGTGCTCTCTGGTCAACGAAGTTGACTTGACTGTTGATGTTACACCTCTAATTCCAGCATCAGTTACAATTTTATCCTCTAGTCCTGTCGTGATACCACTGGTACCAGAGAAGACCCCAAGTCTTAAATATAAAGCAGTGGAAACCATGTCATTTCATGAATCTAGACCTCAAATTTCTTATGTTACGAAACTCTCCTTGGAGGGAAGAACTGATGTCAGTG ATTTGAGTCTCCAGTACATCTCCAAATTCTGTGTTTCATTGTGTCACCTGAATATTAAAGGATGTATTTGTGTCACTGATATTGGCATATCAGATCTCATACACAGATGTAACAAACTTAATTCGATTGTGGTCTGTGATACTTCATTTGGGATAAATTCAGTTCAAGCTCTTTGCTCTGCTATTTCTGATGGTGGCAACTTTCCCTCTTTACATTCTGTGGTGTCTAATCTTCAAGCTCTGCATATGGGTGGCTGCATAG GTATTTCTGAGTTATCTCTACAAGAGCTTATGTCTCAAACACAAGTTTTGAAGAATCTATGCCTGAGAGGGACATACCTAGTTGACCAGGCACTATTTAATTTCAAAGGCTCTTCCTTGGAAATGCTTGATGTGTCAGACACCAAG ATTTCTGAAGCTGCATTAAGTTTTGTTATTCATGGAAATCCAAGTTTGAAGAGCCTGAAAGCCAGAGGAtgtaaaaatttgttaaaaggAGATAGTTCTATTGAAAAGAGAGAACCTAGCTTTTCCTCCTTACATGAAGAACTGCATGCTGAGTTAGGAAAGAAGAGTAGATTGGAAGAAATTGAATTTGGTTGGGgtttttcttccttctctctAAGTGCTTTGGAACCTGCATTGACGTCATTGAAGACCATCAATGTAGGTTTAGGTGGAATGTTAGGTGAAGATGCATTGAGACAATTACCAGCAATCTGTCCCCTGCTAGAAACAATAATTCTTCATTTTCAG GTGATGTCTGACATCATTGTGAGGAAATTAGTTACGTCCTTGATGAACTTACAAGTATTAGTTCTGTGCTATTGTTTTGGTGATATATCCATATCAAGCTTCAAACTCCCCATGCAAAATCTAAGAAAGTTGAGGCTTGAAAGAGTAACCCCATGGATGACAAATGatgatttggttattttgtCTCAAAACTGTAGAAATTTGGTTGAGCTTTCATTGCTGGGCTGTCCTCTTCTTAACTCAG ATTCTCAACAGATAATTTCACGCGCATGGCCAGGCTTGGTCTCTATGCATCTTGag CTGTCATCTTCTGGTCATGAGAAGTTTTATAGAATATAA
- the LOC11427174 gene encoding serine/threonine-protein kinase D6PKL1, with protein MGSFSGTCEIVEVREDRSIGKGVIEICQSKSQNKMSEKKNKKPLALNLGYKDKIDDEINKLFESIALKSSSWDLGISQDGTSYKLKNTLKKPMTMGVLRSPQVGTSEAVNLKQALRDLCISKASEVASMKRLSKSIASPRISEVERIQTLYSSVVDEASHSGPHIAESKGRRMEISLVPEKSQSLSFNKTSQSHQTTQITSSSQAINSAWEIAVATNQLHSGTSSSRSDAACLSSRVGSQSQRVVPVQPEKQTPASSPSLSNTAESKLELSVNASSPKKLGNKVAVSNSGRKGRLQTSSSSSTSVNGSRVNKQPHHTSRTIKMVIKNKSPSKKKVKEDSGSASCDPTSNEVSKSVPGTAQLVCERCRCALEDTKEEKNQEVMALDSTSPGNGVNFSNVHSSSYKPYSASNSGNIGKAVAKVEKIQKNTKLKEQLEFSQSSKSSQGEYSSSTSTSDESNMSGSSCGSRPHMSKDVRWEAIRHAQMQHGVLGLRHFNLLKKLGCGDIGTVYLAELIGTSCLFAIKVMDIEFLARRKKMPRAQTEREILRMLDHPFLPTLYVQFTSDNLSCLVMEYCPGGDLHVLRQKQLGRCFSELAARFYVAEVLLALEYLHMLGVVYRDLKPENILVREDGHIMLTDFDLSLRCAVSPTLLKSSSNIDPAKVSGLGAQSSCIEPLCIQPSCQVSCFSPRFLPAAAKARKLKVDPLAHIRSLPQLVAEPTDARSNSFVGTHEYLAPEIIKEEGHGAAVDWWTFGVFLYELLYGRTPFKGSNNEETLANVVLQSLGFPDDPFVSFEAKDLIRGLLVKEPENRLGSQKGAAEIKQHPFFEGLNWALIRCTIPPELPEFCDFGVLDMASHGKGAKYLECNVGQHVEFELF; from the exons atggGTTCATTCTCTGGCACTTGTGAAATAGTTGAAGTAAGGGAGGACCGAAGTATAGGGAAAGGCGTTATAGAGATTTGCCAGTCCAAGTCTCAGAACAAAATGtctgagaaaaaaaataagaagccTTTGGCGCTGAACTTGGGATACAAGGATaaaattgatgatgaaattaACAAGCTGTTTGAATCAATTGCTCTTAAATCTTCGTCATGGGATTTGGGCATTTCACAAGATGGTACAAGTTATAAGCTGAAAAACACCTTAAAAAAACCGATGACAATGGGTGTTCTGCGATCTCCACAAGTTGGAACTTCTGAGGCTGTTAATTTGAAGCAGGCACTAAGAGACCTTTGTATATCTAAGGCATCAGAAGTGGCTTCCATGAAACGGCTATCGAAGTCAATAGCTTCTCCAAGAATATCAGAGGTTGAAAGGATACAGACATTGTACAGTTCGGTTGTAGATGAAGCCAGTCATTCCGGGCCTCACATTGCTGAGAGTAAAGGGCGTAGAATGGAAATATCTCTAGTGCCAGAAAAAAGCCAGTCACTCTCATTCAATAAAACATCTCAATCCCATCAAACTACCCAAATCACATCATCGAGTCAAGCCATTAATTCTGCTTGGGAAATTGCTGTTGCAACTAATCAACTTCATTCCGGGACTTCATCGTCGCGAAGTGATGCAGCATGTTTATCAAGTAGAGTTGGGTCTCAATCACAGCGTGTGGTACCTGTTCAACCAGAAAAGCAAACCCCTGCATCTTCTCCATCTCTTTCTAATACAGCTGAAAGCAAATTAGAGTTGTCTGTAAATGCTTCTTCACCTAAAAAGTTAGGTAATAAAGTGGCTGTGTCAAATTCTGGACGGAAAGGTAGGTTGCAgacatcatcttcttcatctacTTCTGTTAATGGCAGCAGGGTTAACAAACAACCACACCATACCTCTCGCACAATTAAAATGGTCATTAAGAACAAAAGTCCGAGTAAGAAGAAAGTGAAGGAGGATTCAGGTTCTGCATCATGTGATCCTACATCAAATGAAGTTAGCAAGTCTGTTCCTGGCACAGCTCAGCTGGTTTGTGAAAGATGTAGGTGCGCTTTAGAAGAcacaaaggaagaaaaaaaccaaGAGGTAATGGCCTTGGACTCTACTAGTCCTGGAAACGGAGTGAACTTCAGTAACGTGCACTCTAGTTCATATAAACCTTATTCGGCATCAAATAGTGGTAATATAGGCAAAGCAGTTGCAAAGGTGGAGAAGATTCAGAAGAACACCAAGTTGAAAGAGCAACTCGAGTTCTCACAAAGCTCAAAGAGTAGTCAAGGTGAGTACAGTAGTAGTACTAGTACCAGTGATGAGAGCAACATGAGTGGCTCAAGTTGCGGCAGTAGGCCTCACATGTCAAAGGATGTTAGGTGGGAAGCCATTCGACATGCTCAAATGCAGCACGGAGTTTTGGGTTTGAGACATTTCAATCTTTTGAAGAAACTTGGTTGTGGAGACATTGGGACTGTATATCTTGCCGAACTAATTGGCACAAGTTGTTTGTTTGCTATTAAGGTCATGGACATCGAATTTTTGGCACGAAGGAAGAAGATGCCTAGGGCTCAAACTGAAAGAGAAATCTTAAGGATGCTGGACCATCCGTTTCTTCCTACATTGTATGTGCAATTTACATCAGATAATCTTTCATGTTTGGTCATGGAGTATTGTCCCGGTGGAGATCTTCATGTTCTACGACAGAAGCAGCTTGGTAGATGTTTTTCAGAGCTAGCAGCAAG GTTTTATGTTGCTGAAGTCCTCCTTGCTTTGGAGTACTTGCACATGCTTGGAGTTGTTTACCGTGATTTGAAACCCGAAAACATTCTTGTTCGAGAAGACGGCCACATTATGCTCACTGATTTTGATCTGTCGTTGAGGTGTGCTGTTAGCCCAACACTTCTGAAGTCATCTTCTAATATTGACCCTGCAAAAGTTTCTGGTCTTGGTGCACAATCAAGTTGCATTGAGCCATTGTGCATTCAACCATCTTGTCAAGTTTCATGCTTCAGTCCCAGATTCCTACCTGCTGCTGCAAAAGCAAGAAAGTTAAAAGTCGACCCTCTCGCTCATATCAGATCACTTCCGCAGCTTGTGGCTGAGCCCACTGATGCAAGGTCAAACTCATTTGTTGGTACACATGAATACTTGGCGCCTGAGATCATCAAAGAAGAGGGACATGGTGCTGCAGTTGACTGGTGGACATTTGGTGTTTTTCTTTATGAGCTTTTATATGGAAGAACACCCTTTAAAGGTTCTAACAATGAAGAAACATTAGCAAACGTGGTGTTGCAAAGTCTTGGATTCCCTGATGACCCATTTGTCAGTTTCGAAGCTAAGGATCTGATCAGAGGGTTGTTAGTTAAAGAGCCTGAAAACCGTTTGGGTTCACAGAAAGGGGCTGCGGAGATTAAACAACATCCCTTCTTCGAGGGCCTTAACTGGGCCTTAATTCGTTGCACTATCCCACCAGAACTTCCAGAGTTTTGTGATTTTGGAGTTTTAGACATGGCATCACACGGCAAGGGTGCAAAGTATTTAGAGTGTAATGTAGGACAGCACGTGGAATTCGAGTTGTTTTAA